ctctctgatctgtgtttcttctctggagaaccggTTCTGTCTGGAAGCTGGTGTGACCCTGGCGGACGCGCTATAGGGCACCCAGCCGGGGTCAGTTGGAGACGTCCACtgacatctgggggccttcttggcccgtctgggggccttcttggcccgtctgggggccttcttggcccgtctggggccttcttggcccgtctgggggccttcttggcccgtctggggccttcttggcccatctgggggccttcttggcccgtctggggcctacttggcccatctgggggccttcttggcccatcagGGGACCTTCTTGGTCCATCGGGGGGCCTTTTTGGCCCATCAGGATTCTTTTCTGTGGGCTGCTTACGCCCAACGCGCCTGCGaactaaatactttcattttctctaagaACTACCAGAGTGCTAAGAAATATCTCTACGcgtctaaaagaaaaaccatctaggCATGCCAATTGTTACCCGTATTTTGAtgtgatgtgtgtctgtgtgtctgtctgttaaaCTGACTGGAATGATTGTTGGGAGTCAGGGGCACGCGCCTGACTTACCCTATGTGTAGTCCCACGGCATAAGCTACGGGATTCGAGTGGGCTCTAACCCGACTTCCGCGGTGATCCTCATACGGCTTAAGGcggtcaaaatttattttgatccaaGCAGGGGGATTATACCTGCCCGCCCATGCTAAGAGGCACCTAAGTTCCCGAGAGGGACGCGGACGGGCGAGTACGCGAGTGCTTCTATGTCAGTCTAAATGTATTGTCACCGCTGGGCCCTTGTAATTACCGCCGTCCTAGCCACAACCCTCTCTGTTGGGCTGGCCGAGACGGCACCAGAAAGTTGGAACCGCTGCGAAAGATTCTTGttagttcttgtttttctttcatgggtcGGATGTTTTATTGGAATTAAGTGTTTTCTCGGCTGATCAGAATTAATTATTCcatcctttgttcctctctcctccttcctcagctccctgcggctttccctcccgccccctggcCAGCGGCGCCCCTTCCCCCACGTCTGTGCTGCCCgcgcccccttctcttctcctcttcctcagaatCATAACATGGGCCAAACGCAgagcacccctctctccctccttctcgccAACTTCAGGGACGTAAAAGCTAGAGGACACAACTTAAGCCTAGACACTCGCAAAAGGAAGTTGATCACCTATTGCCACTCTGAATGGCCCACCTTTGGGGTCAATTGGCCTACAGAGAGAACCTTCTGCCTCCCTGTGGtccttaaagtaaaatcaataattttcctaCCAGGGAAAGAAGGTCACTCGGATCAGATTCCCTATATTCTggagtggcaagatttcatagaAAACCCACTTCCCTGGATGGCCTCTTTTTTTAACAACAGGGCCATGCAAAATTCTAGCGGCTAAACCTATCAACCTTCCCAAGCCGCCAACTCCAACTGCACCCCCTGTTCTCCCCGACAGCCAAGATTTACTTTCCCTTGACCCTCCCCCTTACCAGGTTCCTCCTCTTATTCCGCAAGCTGCCCCTATCCCTGCTGCGCTGGCAGAGCCTCCCGTAGCCCAGCCCATAGGAGAACTAGAGAATAGGGAGGCTCAACCCGCGCCCATGCCTAGTGGGGGCGAAGTCCAAAGGCCAGCTGGACGCACCCGTAGGTGGGCCCCTCATGAGCCAGGACTCCGCCTTCCTGACTCCACCGTAGCTTTACCCTTACGGGAAATAGGGCCTCCCGATGGTACAGGGAACCCCCGACTTCAATACTGGCCCTTCTCTACCAGTGACCTATATAACTGGAAAACCCAGAATGCCCGATTTTCTGACAACCCTAAAGATTTAATAAGTCTCTTAGACACTGTTATGTTTACCCACCAACCCACCTGGGATGATTGTCAGCAGCTCCTCCGACTCCTGTTCACCACCGAGGAGCGAGAAAGAATTCAATTGGAAGCAAGAAAGCTGGTTCCTGGAGATGACGGCCAACCCACTGCTAACCTTGATCTCATTAATGCAGCTTTTCCCTTGACCCGACCCCCACAGGATGGCTGGGACTacaacacggcagaaggtaggGGACGGCTGCGCATttatcgccagactctaatggcgggTCTCCGGGCTGCTGCACGCAAGCCCACTAATTTGGCAAAAGTGTATTCAGTaatacaaggtaagacagagagccctgccgcttatttagaaagattaatggaaacCTTCAGACAGTATACCCCCATGAACCCCGAGGCCCCCGAAAATCAAGCTGCTGTTGTAATGGCCTTTGTAAATCAGGCAGccactgatattaaaaagaaactccagaaactaGAGGACCTAGAGGGAAAACAGATTCAGGACTTACTCCGCATTGCCCAACGTGTCTATAATAATAGAGAGACTCCAGAGGACAGGCAACTTAAAGCCACCGAGGAAATGACCAAAGTCCTGGCCGCTGTTGTCCAAAAGCCCCTGGATAAACAAAAGTCCCTAGATAAGGACCAATGTGCCTATTgcaaagaaaaaggccattgggCCCGAGAatgccctaaaaagaaaaagccacgtcATGATCAAAAACCGTGGCAGCCAAAAACCACACCCGCCCTCTTCACTCAAGATGCAGAATAGGGGAGACGGGGTTCGGATCCCCTCCCCGAACCTAGGGTAACGCTACAAGTGGAGGAGAACCCAGTTCAATTCCTAGTCGACACAGGGGCACAACATTCGGTCTTGATCAGACCCCatggaaaaatttctgaaaaatcttcctGGGTCCAAGGGGCTACCGGGATAAAAAAATATCCCTGGACCACCCAGAGGACTGTGGACCTAGGAAATGGAAAGGTCACCCATTCCTTCCTAGTCATCCCCGACAGCCCATGCCCCTTATTAGGAAGAGACTTACTCACTAAAATGGGGGCCCAGATTCATTTTACACCAGGGGGCCCCCAAGTGACTGGCCCTCACAACCAACCCATGACCATACTTACTCTAAGATTAGAAGATGAATATCGACTCCATCAGGGGCCACCCTCACAAAGTCAAAACATAGAGCCCTGGCTccagcagtttccagaagcatGGGCTGAAACCGGGGGTATGGGGTTGGCTAAACATCACCCAGCTCTATTCATAGAGCTGAAACCAGGGGCAGATCCAGTTCGGGTCCGACAATACCCGATGTCAATGGAGGCCAGAAATGGCATCACGCCACATATCCGTTGCCTCCTAGACTTAGGCATCTTGCGTCCCTGCCATtcagcctggaacacccccctgcTGCCTGTACGAAAACCTAACAGTGCGGACTACCGTCCGGTACAAGATCTGAGAGAAGTTAACTGCCGAGTCATGGACATACACCCAACAGTACCCAACCCCTATACCCTCCTAAGTGCCCTCAGCCCAGAAAGACAATGGTATACTGTCCTtgatttaaaagatgcttttttcagcctgcctctggcccccaaaAGCCAAGAGCTCTTCACTTTCGAGTAGTGGTCCGACCCTGAGAGAGGCACaaatgggcaactcacctggacccgGCTCCCCCAAGGATTTAAAAACTCACCCACCTTGTTCGATGAGGCACTTCACGAGGATCTGGATCCGAGGTAACCTACTTGGGGTATCTGTTAAGAGAAGGCCAACGATGGCTCACTGATGCACGGAAGGAAACCGTCCTCCGCATCCCCCGACCCACAACGCGAAGGCAGGTAAGAGAATTCCTGGGATCGGCCGGGTTCTGCCGCTTGTAGATACCTCGGTTCGCCGAGATGGCTAAGCCTCTTTACCGGGTCACCCGAGAACAGGTGCCCTTTGAATGGACAGAGGAAACTGAGCAGGCTTTCCAGCAAATTAAACTCGCCCTGTTGTCGGCACCAGCCTTAGGGCTCCCCGATGTCTCCAAACCCTTTCATCTCTTCATAGATGAAAATAAAGGGGTAGCCAAAGCAGTGCTGATGCAACTCCTTGGCCCATGGCCCAGGCCCGTTGCCTATCTTTCAAAAAGACTGGACCCAGTAGCGGCTGGCTGGCCCCCTTGCCTCCGTATGATCGCTGCTACAGCTCTAATGGTAAAGGATGCTGATAAGTTAACTATGGGACAAGAGTTACATGTTACAACCCCTCATGCCATTGAGGGAGTCCTCAAACAACCTCCTGACCGATGGATAAGTAACGCCCGACTGGTTCACTACCAGGGACTATTATTAAATCCCCTCAGAATCATTTATGCTCCCCCCCGAACACTAAACCCTGCCTCCCTGTTACCAGACCCGGACTTGGATACCCCCCTCCATGACTGCGCTGAGATATTGGCACAAGTTCATGGAGTTCGGGAAGATTTACAGGATGACCCTCTACCAGATGCCCAGGTTACCTGGTTCACTGACGGCAGCAGCTTTGTACATCAGGGTCAAAGGTATGCGGGGGCAGCAGTCACAACTAAAACTGAGACTGTTTGGGCAGAGCTTTTGTCAGCTGGCACCTCTGCCCAACAGGCTGAACTTGTGGCCTTAACCAAGGCACTGActttgggaaaagacaagagactaAACGTGTATACCGATAGCAGATATGCTTTTGCTACGGCCCACATACATGGAGCTATATACAGAGAGAGGGGACTGTTAACTGCAGAggggaaaactatcaaaaacaaagaagaaatattggcTCTTTTAAAGGCACTCTGGCTGCCTAAACGACTAGCCATCATACATTGCCCAGGCCACCAAAAACCGGTCACACCGGTGGCCAGAGGAAATAATTTGGCTGACCAGGTGGCCCGAGAGGCGGCCTTACAGGTGGACTGTGCTTTAATGACCACCCTACCAGACCCCGGTTCAGCTAGTTTACCAGAAAGTCCCACCTACACTAAAGAAGACCTAAACTGGATCCAAAAATCGCCTATGACTCAGTGCCTTAATGGATGGTGGAGAGCAGCAGACTGTAGCATAATCctcccagaagaaatgggaaataaagtctTATCCAAGATGCACCGAGCCACTCATATGGgcacaagaaaaatgcaagactTAATAAGACATGCTAGGATCACCATTAAAGACTCTAGGACAAAAAGTGAACAGATAGTTACTAGCTGTAAACCTTGCCAATTAACTAACGCCACCAACCACGGGAAAAACCCTGGCTCCAGAACCCGCGGAACCAGGCCGGGAGCCTATTGGGAAGTAGACTTCACCGAGGTAAAGCCTGGAAAATATGGgtacaaatatttgttagtgtttataGATACCTTTTCAGGATGGACAGAGGCCTTCCCCACCAAGCATGAGACTGCGCAGGtagtagcaaagaaaatgttggaagacaTCATGCCCAGGTACGGATTCCCTACCCTAataggatcagacaatggaccagcATTCATTTCAAAGGTAATACAAGGGATAGCGCAGTTTATTGGGGCCGATTGGAAACTACATTGTGCATATAgaccccaaagctcaggacaggtagaaagaatgaatagaaccctaaaagagaccctaaccaaattgaccatggagactggcgctaACTGGGTAGTCTTACTCCTCTACGCTCTGTTCAGGGTGTGGAACTCCCCTTACAAACTGGGATTAACCCCCTTTGAAATCATGTATGGAGTGCCCCCCCCTATAATTCCCAACCTACAGTCTAATGTGTTAACTGAATTTGATGATCATAAACTTCTTATTTCCCTGAGGGAACTCCAGCGCACCCACCAGAAAGTTTGGCCCAGACTGAGAGCCGTTTACGAGACCGGGCCCCCTCCTGAGCCACATCACTACCGACCCGGAGACTGGGTATACGTGAGGAGACATGAgcgaaaaaagaaagaacaggaggcaggatggtttgaatcctggttcagtGCGTCCCCATGGTTAATTACCCTGCTCTCTACTTTACTCGGGCCCCTAGCCATCCTACTTCTCGCTCTCACATTAGGCCCCtgcatcataaacaaaattattaattttgtccaaGACATGTTCAATGCTGTACAATTAATGGTCTTACGAACTCAGTACCTACTGCTCGAGACATTACAAACAGAGGCTTAAAAGACCCAAGATTGGCTCTTTAGGCACAAGGAAAAGGGGggaatgaaaagaacagctttaaatccaaatgacagccctgccttagtttaaagctaaagttctcttttctgcttattatggatctttgataagaaatacaattgctgagaagtctgttttgcttgctgtttgctacgagcattgtgaggcctttcctgaatgtaacccgctgtgtagtagaatgggttgtaaaccttcctaaatgtagtctgatatgtaatggaatgagtgattgtacataaactaaccggcatttctcgcttctgtaaacctgcttgcttagcacattcctcacctaccctaccccctttccccttcccccttttttttcctcccgccacaagtaacggacaaagccttcccgccaaaggacagacaaaggacacccaatcagagaacaacaaatgtccttactttaaaatcaactaatcaggcccctcataatttgaaacctcccctgtgctatttgtctctgtctataaaaacgctgtaccaaccctgatcgtggcctcttgcgtcaccagcgacgagtgcgcagaggaccaggttcgaacctgcaataaacgacccttgccgcttggctttgacttacgactctggtggacttttgtgggaggtttcggaacttcgggcattacattTCAACCCATTATgcaattctcatttcttttatttgaatatagtcaACATTAACTGGtgattaatgaaaaaataacttcttaaaatCCCATCTATTTCTCCTAATTCTGTGACATCCAAAAGATATATACCACTATTTTATTGATAGCAAATGTTACTTCCTCATTTGTTAGTAATGACTGAATTTTCAATTAGGGGGTAGTAGCAGTGAAAAAGTCAAGTATAACCAAAAGATGGGGGAAAAGCAAAAACAGTCATTTTCATGGtctactttaaaaagtgtttattcagtttcagagacagaaagagcaggggaggggcagagagagagagagagagagagggaaagggagggggagggggagggggagggggagagggagagggagagggagagggagagggagagggagagggagagggagagggagagggagagacaatcaatcccaagcaggctgtatgctgtcatcacagagccagatgtggggcccaatcccagaaatcatgagatcatgacctgagcctaagtcaagagtcgCCTGCCTAACcaaactgaagcacccaggcacccccattgtgTCATCTTTTCTTTGGATACATCAGTATCGTATTTCCTTTTTACATGAAAATGAAGGCTGCCTCTTTGCCTTTGCTTATCAAGGAACCTTCCTTCCTCATGACAGCAAAGACTTCTGCTTTGCAATTAAGTTCCAGTCACCCTCTGACCTTCCAAAGAAGTCGTCACAGTCTTCACTGGGCATtgttattttccatctgtatgcAAAACATAACACCGCAGGGGCATTGGGTCCCTGAATCtgtgtttatacattttttaaaagtacatccaggtttttttttttttaaaactagttaTATCATTCTTAATCACATACGCAAGATCATTGAACTGGAGGTCAGATTTCCTAGGATCTCAGcttgatttctaaaattattaccTGTATGCTTGGGCCAATCACTTAACATTCATGAGTCTCGTTCTCTTATGTGTAAATGAGAAggatcattttttatttctttccaccatcttattttcagaatcaaaagaaataatcaggGTAAAGTTGCTTTGAGAACTTTAATGCAAGGGTGGTATTACTTTGAGGGGCAGTGTGACAAAAGCTTCCAAGAACATGATGAAAGCTACAGGTACTTTCATTAGAAAAAGTTACGTATTGCCACACGCATGAAACTGTGCTCATGAGTACACCAGGTTCGCAGTCCACTGGAACCCCACCTTTGAGCCAGTCCATGGAACTTTATTTAGAACCTCTGCTTTAAAGCGCTATAttgatttaaaatcttattttatacatatgtacattatatacaatctaaaggaaatgaaataaatgcgGCACATTTAAGCTTTTCGcatttttttacattctatttttgaCAGATGTGTTTAGCATGTTATTCTACTGCTAATCATCAATTTCTCTTCCACCACTTAGCCTTTGGGTAGAGTTATAAGGAACTAGACAGTAAAGGACTATTCTAAGACAAAGGTGCCATGTGAAAGCTCTCTGAGCATTAGAAACAAAAGCGAGGAGACATACATCACACAGGACATAGATTTGCAGTAGTTGTTTTTGTAGGTTTTTGCTCTGGGATTGCAGTAATTCTTATTTGGAAGTAGCCAATGCTGCCTTCATTGTTTAGAGTTCAAGGTGTTCTTCTGATCTGGATGCATACCACTAAGCCTAGAATACACTGGGCCTCAAAAGCGCCTTGGTCTATTTGAATTTCTATTGAGACACATTTGGGAAACCTTTCAAAATACAGGCTAAGTAGATTAACTCAGGTAAGAAAGAACAATAATGAAAAACCACATATCTTATTACAGCCACATTTTCTGcagttatgttttttttaaagggaaccTCCCAAATTATTACTATCAGCAAAATAACCTTGGTGATATCCAGCTCATCTATGTTTTgcatcaatgaaactaagagaatTCTCATTTAGATCGTCCTGCAATCAATACAcacatgcgcgtgcacacacacccctaaaACATTTGATGCAAAACATTCAAAAGGAGAACAACGTGATCAAATATATTCAATCTCTTTTAGGCCTTGGCTATGATTAATATTGACTGGGTAAGTTTTATGTTTCCAGTAATAATGACGATCTTTTCAAGATTACTGAGTTTTCTGATCAGGAGTAATAAATTGCTCCTATTACTCAAGAGAAATATATACATGAAGCTTTCAGTACTCTAAAACGTCAAGATAATGACCAAAGTTCGATTTATTTCCCctgatttgttttctctcttttaatacgcaaaaaaacccaaagtagTAAGAAGATCATATTAGAAAAAGTGTTTTtcggggcacttgagtggctcattcagt
The DNA window shown above is from Lynx canadensis isolate LIC74 chromosome X, mLynCan4.pri.v2, whole genome shotgun sequence and carries:
- the LOC115506732 gene encoding LOW QUALITY PROTEIN: uncharacterized protein LOC115506732 (The sequence of the model RefSeq protein was modified relative to this genomic sequence to represent the inferred CDS: inserted 1 base in 1 codon; substituted 3 bases at 3 genomic stop codons): MPSGGEVQRPAGRTRRWAPHEPGLRLPDSTVALPLREIGPPDGTGNPRLQYWPFSTSDLYNWKTQNARFSDNPKDLISLLDTVMFTHQPTWDDCQQLLRLLFTTEERERIQLEARKLVPGDDGQPTANLDLINAAFPLTRPPQDGWDYNTAEGRGRLRIYRQTLMAGLRAAARKPTNLAKVYSVIQGKTESPAAYLERLMETFRQYTPMNPEAPENQAAVVMAFVNQAATDIKKKLQKLEDLEGKQIQDLLRIAQRVYNNRETPEDRQLKATEEMTKVLAAVVQKPLDKQKSLDKDQCAYCKEKGHWARECPKKKKPRHDQKPWQPKTTPALFTQDAEXGRRGSDPLPEPRVTLQVEENPVQFLVDTGAQHSVLIRPHGKISEKSSWVQGATGIKKYPWTTQRTVDLGNGKVTHSFLVIPDSPCPLLGRDLLTKMGAQIHFTPGGPQVTGPHNQPMTILTLRLEDEYRLHQGPPSQSQNIEPWLQQFPEAWAETGGMGLAKHHPALFIELKPGADPVRVRQYPMSMEARNGITPHIRCLLDLGILRPCHSAWNTPLLPVRKPNSADYRPVQDLREVNCRVMDIHPTVPNPYTLLSALSPERQWYTVLDLKDAFFSLPLAPKSQELFTFEXWSDPERGTNGQLTWTRLPQGFKNSPTLFDEALHEDLXSEVTYLGYLLREGQRWLTDARKETVLRIPRPTTRRQVREFLGSAGFCRLXIPRFAEMAKPLYRVTREQVPFEWTEETEQAFQQIKLALLSAPALGLPDVSKPFHLFIDENKGVAKAVLMQLLGPWPRPVAYLSKRLDPVAAGWPPCLRMIAATALMVKDADKLTMGQELHVTTPHAIEGVLKQPPDRWISNARLVHYQGLLLNPLRIIYAPPRTLNPASLLPDPDLDTPLHDCAEILAQVHGVREDLQDDPLPDAQVTWFTDGSSFVHQGQRYAGAAVTTKTETVWAELLSAGTSAQQAELVALTKALTLGKDKRLNVYTDSRYAFATAHIHGAIYRERGLLTAEGKTIKNKEEILALLKALWLPKRLAIIHCPGHQKPVTPVARGNNLADQVAREAALQVDCALMTTLPDPGSASLPESPTYTKEDLNWIQKSPMTQCLNGWWRAADCSIILPEEMGNKVLSKMHRATHMGTRKMQDLIRHARITIKDSRTKSEQIVTSCKPCQLTNATNHGKNPGSRTRGTRPGAYWEVDFTEVKPGKYGYKYLLVFIDTFSGWTEAFPTKHETAQVVAKKMLEDIMPRYGFPTLIGSDNGPAFISKVIQGIAQFIGADWKLHCAYRPQSSGQVERMNRTLKETLTKLTMETGANWVVLLLYALFRVWNSPYKLGLTPFEIMYGVPPPIIPNLQSNVLTEFDDHKLLISLRELQRTHQKVWPRLRAVYETGPPPEPHHYRPGDWVYVRRHERKKKEQEAGWFESWFSASPWLITLLSTLLGPLAILLLALTLGPCIINKIINFVQDMFNAVQLMVLRTQYLLLETLQTEA